One Rosa chinensis cultivar Old Blush chromosome 5, RchiOBHm-V2, whole genome shotgun sequence genomic region harbors:
- the LOC112167753 gene encoding peroxisome biogenesis protein 7, with amino-acid sequence MPVFKTPFNGYSVKFSPFYESRLAVATSQNFGILGNGRLHVIDLSPAAPGPTPITELVSFDTADGVYDVAWSESHDSLLVAAIADGSVKLYDLALPPTSNPLRSLHEHTREVSSADYNPTRRDSFLTASWDDTVKLWTVDRPASVRTFKEHAYCVYSAVWNPRHADVFASASGDCTARVWDVREPGSTMIIPAHEFEILSCDWNKYDDCVIATASVDKSIKVWDVRSIRAPISVLNGHGYAVRKVKFSPHRQSLMMSCSYDMSVCLWDYMVEDALVGRYDHHSEFAVGIDMSVLVEGLLASTGWDELVYVWQHGTDPRAP; translated from the coding sequence ATGCCGGTTTTCAAAACCCCATTCAACGGCTACTCCGTCAAGTTCAGCCCCTTCTACGAGTCACGCCTCGCCGTCGCCACCTCCCAAAACTTCGGCATCCTCGGCAACGGCCGCCTCCACGTCATCGACCTCTCCCCCGCCGCCCCTGGCCCCACCCCCATCACCGAGCTCGTCTCCTTCGACACCGCCGACGGCGTCTACGACGTCGCCTGGTCCGAGTCCCACGACTCCCTCCTCGTCGCCGCCATCGCCGACGGCTCCGTCAAGCTCTACGACCTCGCCCTCCCGCCCACCTCCAACCCCCTCCGCTCCCTCCACGAGCACACTCGCGAGGTCAGCTCCGCCGACTACAACCCCACGCGCCGCGACTCGTTCCTCACCGCCTCCTGGGACGACACCGTCAAGCTCTGGACCGTCGACCGCCCCGCCTCCGTCCGCACCTTCAAGGAGCACGCCTACTGCGTCTACTCCGCCGTCTGGAACCCCCGCCACGCCGACGTCTTCGCCTCCGCCTCCGGCGACTGCACCGCACGCGTCTGGGACGTGCGTGAGCCCGGATCCACCATGATCATCCCGGCGCACGAGTTCGAGATCCTCTCCTGCGATTGGAACAAGTACGACGACTGCGTCATCGCCACCGCCTCCGTCGACAAATCGATCAAGGTCTGGGACGTCAGGTCCATCCGAGCGCCGATCTCGGTGCTCAACGGCCACGGCTACGCCGTCAGAAAAGTCAAATTCTCGCCGCACCGGCAGAGCCTCATGATGTCGTGCTCGTACGACATGTCGGTTTGCCTGTGGGATTACATGGTGGAGGATGCGCTGGTGGGGCGGTACGACCACCACTCGGAGTTCGCCGTCGGAATCGATATGAGCGTTTTGGTGGAGGGACTTCTTGCCAGCACCGGTTGGGATGAGCTTGTCTATGTTTGGCAGCACGGTACTGACCCCAGAGCGCCTTGA
- the LOC112167754 gene encoding abscisic acid receptor PYL12 — protein sequence MESYHSHALLPNPCGSSLVQNIDAPLPLAWSILRQFDNPQAYKQFVRSCTMRAGDGGIGSIREVMVSTCLPAKTSMERLDKLDDDKHVLDFSIVGGEHKLVNYSSTTTVQEKARKTVVTQSYVVDAPAGSSIVDACLFANTIIECNLRSLAKVTERMAAN from the coding sequence ATGGAGAGCTACCATAGCCATGCCCTCTTACCAAACCCGTGTGGCTCAAGCCTGGTCCAGAACATAGATGCACCACTTCCTCTGGCTTGGTCAATCCTTCGCCAGTTTGATAACCCTCAAGCCTACAAGCAGTTCGTAAGGAGCTGCACAATGCGCGCTGGGGATGGAGGCATAGGAAGCATACGTGAAGTGATGGTCAGCACTTGTTTACCTGCCAAAACCAGCATGGAGAGGCTCGACAAGCTTGACGATGACAAGCATGTCCTTGATTTCAGCATTGTTGGCGGAGAACACAAGCTGGTGAATTACAGTTCTACTACGACGGTGCAAGAGAAAGCTAGAAAGACTGTTGTGACTCAGTCTTATGTGGTGGATGCCCCTGCTGGGAGTAGTATAGTGGATGCTTGCTTGTTTGCTAATACTATCATAGAGTGCAACCTCAGGTCACTGGCTAAAGTTACAGAAAGGATGGCTGCTAATTGA
- the LOC112203031 gene encoding uncharacterized protein LOC112203031 yields MGKAGPEDDVPPSKDHGKTHADSSNPPPSEMSKSNLSNPYYTHHSDHPGLVLVSKPLNGDNYGGWKRAMTPALNSKNKLGFVNGTIKAPLEETDPEGYATWSRCNDMVHSWIINTIDPEITDSVIYYPTAHEVWEDFRERFSQGNAPRIFEIQREIACLRQEQMSVSAYYTKLKGLWDELATYSEISSGPQAEQQRLMQFLMGLNSLDDSFAHGHPKDKQGIGFSKPSRTTMPSENHVGEVVGDDNGPTVTLTEAQFKQFMAALSNPTLKSNSNASSSPKANAVTKPGCTNSDPILISVKTGDDARRLAEDGAAWKATRRLAEDGKLGEQCEANVAELVCNLTG; encoded by the exons ATGGGCAAGGCCGGCCCTGAAGATGATGTTCCACCATCAAAAGATCACGGCAAGACACATGCCGACTCCTCCAATCCTCCTCCATCTGAGATGTCAAAATCTAATCTTTCTAATCCTTATTATACCCATCATTCAGATCATCCAGGGCTCGTCCTAGTCTCTAAACCTCTGAACGGAGACAATTATGGAGGATGGAAAAGGGCTATGACTCCAGCTCTGAATTCTAAGAACAAGTTAGGTTTTGTGAAtggaacaatcaaggctccCTTGGAAGAAACCGATCCAGAAGGCTATGCTACTTGGTCCCGTTGTAACGATATGGTCCATTCTTGGATCATCAACACAATTGACCCAGAAATCACCGACAGCGTCATCTACTATCCTACCGCTCATGAAGTATGGGAAGATTTTCGTGAGCGATTCTCTCAAGGTAACGCACCACGAATTTTTGAGATTCAGCGAGAAATCGCTTGTCTCCGACAAGAACAGATGTCAGTCTCAGCCTACTATACAAAATTGAAGGGCCTATGGGATGAGTTAGCTACCTATTCAGAGATATCTAGTGGACCACAAGCAGAACAACAAAGACTCATGCAGTTTCTAATGGGATTAAATTCTCTTGATGATTCCTTTGCCCACG GTCATCCTAAAGACAAACAGGGCATCGGTTTTTCGAAGCCATCAAGAACAACAATGCCTTCGGAAAATCACGTTGGTGAAGTTGTTGGAGATGATAATGGGCCGACAGTGACACTTACTGAAGCCCAATTTAAGCAATTTATGGCGGCCCTCAGCAATCCAACTTTGAAGTCCAATTCAAATGCAAGCTCAAGTCCCAAAGCCAATGCCGTAACAAAACCAG GATGCACAAATTCCGACCCGATTCTAATCAGCGTCAAGACAGGTGATGATGCACGACGGCTGGCTGAGGATGGAGCGGCTTGGAAAGCGACGCGGCGGCTGGCTGAGGATGGAAAGCTTGGGGAGCAATGCGAAGCAAATGTTGCGGAGCTGGTGTGCAATTTGACTGGTTGA
- the LOC112202757 gene encoding abscisic acid receptor PYL12 isoform X2, with protein sequence MDKQDSHHNQALLPNQCGSSHSQTIDAPLPLVWSIIRQFDNPQAHKQFIKSCTMRAGDGGTAGSIREVTVSSGLPGSSSMERLDKLDDDKHVMNFSIVGGDHKLANYSSITTLHKEDEEEEKGGSEKTVVTQSYVVDVPAGSSKEDTCLFADTIVGCNLRSLAKVTEKMADRYTD encoded by the exons ATGGATAAGCAAGATAGTCACCATAACCAAGCCCTCTTGCCAAACCAGTGTGGCTCAAGCCATAGCCAAACCATAGACGCACCACTCCCCTTAGTTTGGTCCATAATCCGCCAATTCGACAACCCTCAAGCCCACAAGCAGTTCATCAAGAGCTGCACCATGCGCGCCGGCGACGGCGGCACCGCCGGGAGCATACGTGAGGTTACAGTCAGCTCCGGCTTGCCGGGGAGTAGCAGCATGGAGAGGCTTGACAAGCTCGACGACGACAAGCATGTCATGAATTTCAGCATTGTTGGTGGTGACCACAAGCTTGCAAACTATAGTTCCATCACCACACTGCATAAAGAGgacgaggaagaagaaaagggtgGATCGGAAAAGACGGTGGTGACTCAGTCGTATGTGGTGGATGTTCCGGCCGGAAGTAGCAAGGAGGATACTTGTTTGTTTGCTGATACTATTGTTGGATGTAACCTGAGATCATTGGCTAAAGTCACAGAAAAGATGGCTG ATCGGTACACTGATTGA
- the LOC112202757 gene encoding abscisic acid receptor PYL12 isoform X1, translating into MDKQDSHHNQALLPNQCGSSHSQTIDAPLPLVWSIIRQFDNPQAHKQFIKSCTMRAGDGGTAGSIREVTVSSGLPGSSSMERLDKLDDDKHVMNFSIVGGDHKLANYSSITTLHKEDEEEEKGGSEKTVVTQSYVVDVPAGSSKEDTCLFADTIVGCNLRSLAKVTEKMAENSVHQEVLVRQMYC; encoded by the exons ATGGATAAGCAAGATAGTCACCATAACCAAGCCCTCTTGCCAAACCAGTGTGGCTCAAGCCATAGCCAAACCATAGACGCACCACTCCCCTTAGTTTGGTCCATAATCCGCCAATTCGACAACCCTCAAGCCCACAAGCAGTTCATCAAGAGCTGCACCATGCGCGCCGGCGACGGCGGCACCGCCGGGAGCATACGTGAGGTTACAGTCAGCTCCGGCTTGCCGGGGAGTAGCAGCATGGAGAGGCTTGACAAGCTCGACGACGACAAGCATGTCATGAATTTCAGCATTGTTGGTGGTGACCACAAGCTTGCAAACTATAGTTCCATCACCACACTGCATAAAGAGgacgaggaagaagaaaagggtgGATCGGAAAAGACGGTGGTGACTCAGTCGTATGTGGTGGATGTTCCGGCCGGAAGTAGCAAGGAGGATACTTGTTTGTTTGCTGATACTATTGTTGGATGTAACCTGAGATCATTGGCTAAAGTCACAGAAAAGATGGCTG AGAACTCAGTTCATCAAGAGGTTTTGGTAAGACAGATGTATTGTTAG
- the LOC112202756 gene encoding probable cysteine protease RD21C — protein sequence MGCHKIELALAFFICASLACFSYGLPSEYSIVGGETVNFPAEERVVELFRLWREKHRKVYNHVEEHERRFENFKRNLRFVLEKHAQKKAAAIKHDTQRVGLNKFADLSNEEFRAIYMPKKVRMPISKRDRLVRKMQQQKKAELPRDAPASLDWRKAGIVTPVKDQGGCGSCWAFSSTGAIEGINALDTGDLISLSEQELVDCDTTNEGCSGGYMDYAFEWVISNGGIDTESDYAYTGVDGTCNVTKEETKVVTIDGYTDVEETETGVFNAVLQQPISVGMDGSALDFQLYTGGIYDGDCSDDPNDIDHAVLIVGYGSENGEDYWIVKNSWGTSWGIEGYFYLRRNTDLPYGVCAVNAMASYPTKESVAPSPYPSPTPPPPPPTPVSPPPPPVTPPPPPPPSPSPSQCGDFSYCPADETCCCLYEFFDYCLIYGCCEYENAVCCTGTEYCCPSDYPICDIEEGLCLKNGRDYLGVAAKKRKIAKHKFPWTKVEQTEKTYHPLQWKMNRFAAMR from the exons ATGGGTTGCCACAAAATTGAACTGGCTCTTGCTTTTTTCATCTGTGCTTCCCTAGCTTGCTTCTCTTATGGTCTCCCTAGTGAGTACTCCATAGTGGGAGGTGAAACAGTGAACTTCCCAGCTGAGGAGAGAGTGGTGGAGCTCTTCAGGCTGTGGAGGGAGAAGCACAGAAAGGTGTATAACCATGTTGAGGAGCATGAGAGGAGGTTTGAGAATTTCAAGAGGAATCTCAGGTTTGTGTTGGAGAAACATGCACAGAAAAAGGCTGCAGCTATTAAGCATGATACTCAGAGAGTCGGGTTGAACAAGTTTGCTGATTTGAGCAATGAGGAGTTCAGGGCGATTTATATGCCGAAAAAGGTCCGAATGCCGATCAGCAAAAGGGACAGACTGGTGAGGAAAATGCAGCAGCAAAAGAAAGCAGAGCTGCCCAGGGATGCTCCTGCAAGTTTGGATTGGAGGAAGGCGGGAATTGTCACTCCTGTTAAGGACCAAGGCGGTTGTG GAAGTTGTTGGGCATTTTCTTCCACTGGAGCCATCGAAGGAATAAATGCACTGGACACCGGAGACCTCATTAGTCTTTCGGAGCAAGAACTTGTGGATTGTGACACTACCAACGAAGGCTGCAGTGGAGGCTACATGGACTACGCTTTCGAATGGGTTATTAGCAATGGTGGCATTGACACAGAATCTGATTATGCTTACACAGGTGTTGATGGTACCTGCAACGTCACCAAG GAGGAAACCAAAGTTGTCACCATCGATGGctatacagatgtcgaagagaCAGAGACCGGTGTTTTCAATGCTGTGCTTCAGCAACCCATTAGCGTTGGTATGGATGGCTCTGCTTTGGATTTTCAATTATACACCGGA GGAATTTATGACGGTGATTGCTCCGACGATCCAAATGACATTGATCATGCCGTTCTAATAGTAGGATATGGTTCTGAAAACGGTGAAGATTACTGGATTGTAAAGAATTCATGGGGAACTAGTTGGGGGATTGAAGGATACTTTTACCTCAGAAGGAACACCGATTTGCCATATGGGGTTTGTGCAGTCAATGCCATGGCTTCATATCCTACCAAAGAGTCAGTTGCACCCTCTCCTTATCCATCTCCaactcctccaccaccacctcctaCACCTGTCTCTCCACCACCGCCACCAGTgacaccgccaccaccaccaccaccctctCCTTCACCAAGCCAATGCGGAGACTTCTCCTATTGTCCAGCTGATGAGACATGTTGTTGCCTCTATGAATTCTTTGACTACTGCTTGATTTATGGTTGCTGTGAATATGAGAATGCGGTTTGCTGCACTGGAACTGAATACTGCTGTCCAAGTGACTATCCCATTTGTGATATCGAGGAAGGCCTGTGTCTTAAG AATGGCAGAGACTACTTGGGAGTAGCTgcaaagaagagaaagattgcCAAGCACAAGTTCCCATGGACTAAAGTAGAGCAAACCGAGAAGACATACCACCCTCTACAGTGGAAGATGAACCGGTTTGCTGCAATGCGCTGA